GTCGCATTTGCATGCACTGTGAACACGCATCGGCGTGATATTGAAGCGTGCAACAATATGGATGCCTCAGGTGTAAACCGGCGTTGGAACAGCCGAGGTCGGGCTCACATGGCCCCAAGTCCGGGGAAGGTTCCCTCTCCTCTCAACAACACCCCAACTCTTTTACTTTCTCATATCTCTGGTCAATGTGTCAGGTACCTGATTATGTCCGACGACACATCCAAATCGACGTCTATTACCTCCTGGCAGAGGCCTAATCAGACAGCCGGGGAGTTGCCATCGCCAACCTCCGACGATGCGCCCGCACCTACAGCCTCCACATCCCGCCAAGCTCTTCTAGACCAAGCATCCAAATTCCTAGAAGACGAGTCTATCCGCGATGCACCAACAGAGCGGAAAGTCTCATTTCTCGAGTCAAAAGGCTTGAGCTCAGATGATATCCAGCAAATTCTCGGCATCCCTCACAACGCAGAGGCGAGTAGCAGCTCAACCGCAGCTGAGCACAAGACGCAGGAAGACACTTCAACTACCTCACCTAATCAATCCGAAGCCaccccttcttcttctcctacCACCTCCTCGCTACCCTCCAACACCGTGCCTCAAGCGCACCAAGCACCAGCGCCAGCACCAGCCATGGCCCCCCGCGATGTCCCCCCAATAATCACCTACCCCGAATTCCTCTTCGAGCCATCCAGGCCGGCACCCCTCGTGACAATGCGCAGCCTCTTGTACACACTATACGGCGCCACAGGCCTGGCAGCAAGTCTCTATGGCGCAAGCGAGTACATCGTGAAACCAATGCTAGCGAACCTAACGAGCGCACGACATGAGCTCGCCACCACAGCAGAAACGAATCTGCAAAAACTAAATGAGAAGCTAGAAAAGACAGTATCCGTGATCCCAGCGGAGTTAACAGCACGCAAGAGCAAGCCCCATAgagacgaagaagaggacaACGTTTCATCAATCTCCTCGGACCCAACCGAGCTGTTCCACCGGGACGTGGCTACGCAAACAATTCTAGAACCCATCCCGGTGTCCAGCACCACGGGGCTCGTCAATTTGGCGGACTCGACGGCTTTCTCGCCATCGACGGCGGTTAACAACCACATTAGCCGCGTTGAATCTATTACCTCGAAGCTGCGGGAGATCGTCGACTCGGAGAAGAACGCGAGAACACTGGATGACTCGATGCGTACGCGTCTCACGGAATTGCATCATTACTGTGATGGGTTGATTTATAGTGGTCCTGCGTACTCCACTGGGTCGATGTACGGGGTCTGGAATTCCAATACCTTGGGCTCTAACGGTAGCTCTAATATGCGGAAGGCAGAGGATGAAGCTATTGCTGAGTTTAAGGCTGATATTCGCGGTGTGAAGGGTGCACTGTTGAGTGCGCGTAACTTCCCTGCTAGTCGGATAGGAAGGCTTGGTGGTCTTTCCGTCCGTGAACGGTGATGGGGTTAGATCGTGGGCTTTGATGCGATTTTGTGAATGTAATAAGATTTTAATAGAATCTCTAGGTGACTTATTTAGGTTTATGCGCTGTAAGATCTTCAGCGGTCTGGCTTGATCTATCAAATTGTAGTCTGGAACTGATATATATTTTTTCTCGACCTATAACGCGATTGCCATTTCCTCACTTGATATATGTCTATCTAGCAGTCTAAATAAAAAGGCAGCACGTTGTGAAAACTGTCAACCAAACTAAGGAAAGGTCAGGAAATTTTCGCTTTGCTCGTGATCGGACATAAACCCCCAGGAGAGAAGACGAACGGAAGAAAAAGTACGCAAGGCATTAATTATAGAAAAATTGACAAGGAATATGAGAAAATTTAGAGCAACGCTGAAGTATAGAGAAAACAAGGCCAGAAATACATAAGTTGTACCAAGCCTTTAGCATTCCCTCCACTTGACAAGATACAACAATTTCATTTACGGAGTAGCGCGGCTCATGCTAATCAATCGCTTCACACCGACCTGTAATCGTGGTTGTTAGTGACTGCTCAAATGCTAGGACAAAGGTTGACTCACCATCCAGTTGCCACATTCGTCTGTCCGGTTGGTCATGATATCAACATGAATACCGAGGGCAGTGTTGTAATCACGTTGCTGGAGTGCGTGGGCTAGGTTCACCATGTCCTCAATGGTTTTGGGCTTGAGCAAGTCCTCATTGTTGAGGTGATCAAAGAGGATGTTCAAGCGGCGCTCAGCATCATCAACCTGTGCCTTGAATGCCGCGGGGGCCCGGGTCTTGACGCGTTGCATGTCTGCCGATAGAATCTCGAAGACAGGCTGTGCGTCTGCAGGAATGTGTGAACGGTCACCGGGGGCTATAATAATAGTCAGTTGGCTGGAATCGTTGACTAATAATTGTAGTAACTTACGATACTTGAGAGCCGCAGGAGTTGGCCTCTGCGACTGGGCCGTGGGAGGTCGAGATCCCTGTGGCGGCGGTTGGATGCCCTGGGCCATGGGCGGGGGCTGTGCAGTAATAGGCGTGGTGGGCCCATATGGGTTTGCCGCGGGGGGTTGCGATACTGCTTGTGGGGCGTATGGCGAGGGAGCGGCCTGGGGAGGAGGAGCCACCGAGCCACGAGCCTGCAGTTGCGGGTTTGCAGGCTGGGCAGCCGGGCTTGGTGCATACCGGTTGGTTGAAGGTGGCATGCTAGGAGGAGCGTTGTAAGGCGACGCTCCGCGGGGGATTGATGCCGGAGGAGCCATGGTTGAACCCTGAGTCAACGGTGGTGACTGAGGGAGAGAAGCGTATGGATTGGCAGGGGGCAGCGGAGAAGGCCCGGGGATGTTAGATGCAGCCTGACCACCAGATAGCGGCGACATCATGCGCGGCGGAGGCATCGAGCCCACCTTTGGTGGGGGAGGCACGGATGGTGCGCGCGGCGCACCAACGGGGGGAGGCCCCTGGGTCAAATTTGGTGACTGGTTGGGGAAAGGAGACGCGATGGTTGCAGAAGCTGCGGCAGGTGTCGCACGGCGGGGTGTAGGAGCCTTAGCAAAGCCTTCCGGCAAATCATTCCAGGCAGGAAGGCCAGTGGCCGTGGTGTATGTTGTGATTGTGTTGGCCGGCGACTGGTTAGATGACGCacgaggagggggggggacgCCAGCACCTGTGGGCTGTTGCCCGCCGAATGCAGATGGTGGAGTGTAACTGGTAGGTCTCATTCCCTGAGTGGGCTGATACCCAGCTGTCTGTCCATAGGCAGCGTAGGGGTTAGGAGGCTGAACTGACGAGGAGGTCGTTGGAGGACCATATGGGTTAGCCTGCTGGGGAACAGTAGCCGCAGGAGGCGCATAAATGCTAGGAGTAGCAACCGGTGGAGTTGCAGCATGGTTGTAAGGCTTCGCTGGTTGGTACACATTGGGCTGCTGTGGAAGGGGCTTCAAGGCAGATTTGGCTGCGACAGCGGGCTGGGCCTTCTGAGGTGCCTGTCTCGTGGCAAGCTTAATGCGGTTGCGCGCCACCTCAGCTTCAGGGTGCTTCTCAGGGACAAGGTCGAGATACTTTTGAGCAATTTGTAGGCGTCCATGGGTAGCGACAACATCGGCATATTCAATGTATTTGTCATACAAGACGCTCAAGCGCCAATCCGAGTCCTTGGCCCGTTCGGTATCCTGGAACTTGGTGACTTGGCGGAAGATGGTAACCTTCTCAATCAGGCCCTGCAGGGCACGGACGTGGATGGAGAATGAAGAGTTGTCAGTGTTGCTCTCAATTCCTTTCTGCTCATTCTCGCGGAGCTCCTCAACCCAGATGGCAACAACCTTCTCAAGCTTCGAGCCTACCAAGAAGCAGAAAGAAGCATTCTTGCGGGCACTCTTATCGTCGCTGTTCTGCGTCTGCTCCTCCAGGCGGTCACCGAGAGCATCGCAGAGATCAGGGAATTCCTTCTCATCGGCAAAGGTACACAAGGCAGCCATGACTTCCTTCCAGTTGGACAAGTCGGCATTATGGACCACATCCCACAGGTTCTTACCCACAATAGACGCGAGTAAGCGCATGTAGTTCGGACCACCAGCCTGCTTAGAGAAGTAGTACTCCTGCGCCTTTTCGATGCACTTCGGGCCACCGCAAATAGCAATCATGAAAGCATCGGACATCTTATCCTCCTTGAGAGCAACATCCAGAGCTTTCTCAAATTCTCCGAGGAGCAAAGCCCGAGTAATTTTTTGCTCTGCCTGGCTTTCTGATCCATTGAAAATTTGGAATGGGTTGTTGGTTTGAGCGCCCTTGGAAGCAGCCAGTTCGGAAAGGAAGCTGTCACCTTCTGGGTTGGCATCGAAAATGGATTGCAAACGCTTGTGCTTCCTAGCCCCGGCAGGTTTGGCGGCAGCGCCATTGGTGCCCTCACCTTCCTTTTTGTCTAACTCAAGCTGCGCGAGACTATCGGCGGTCTCATCAATCTGATCCTGGAATCCAAGATACTCCACTAAGCTCTTACGTGGATTTTCAGAAATCAAAGCCTGCATCACCTTCCAGTCTGCCTTTTCTGCTTCATTGGAAGCACTTGAAGCGCGTGACTCACAGAGAGTGCTAATATCACCCTCTTTCAATGCAGTCTCAAAGCTCTCGGTAGCATTGCCAACGCTCTCATCAACCTCGAACGGTGTGATTTTAACACTGGATGTGCGAGAGCCCTTCTCGGTCAGACCGAAGGAAACGACCCGACCTCCGAAGCCAAAAGCAGCACCGCATGGCCGCTCAAGCCAACGAGGGGCCTTCGGGAGAGAGAACTTGGAGACTTGAGGCTGCGTTTGCGCCTTGTTAAAAAAGTCTTCACCGTCCAAGGCTTGGTTGTGATCGGCGATAGCCTGGGCATTTTCGGTCTTTGTGTTCTGGAGCGTCTGGACACAGATCTTTCCATCAAACGACGCGGTTGCGAAGAAGTTCGGGTTGTGAGGGTTCCAGCGGGTCTGGAAGGTCCAGTTCGTCACAACGGGGAACTCTCCGTATGCTTGGCCGGTTTGCGGGTTCCAACAGATGTTAcgattgtctttgccggAAGACAAAAGGAGATCTGGATCATGCTCGCACCAAGAAAGTGAGAGCACACCGGACTCATGGCCGGCAAGTGTCTATACAAAGCAAGTCAATGTTAAATCAAATCAGGATCTGAAAGAGTAACTTACTCGCTCCGGGGCGTGGGAGTTGCGAAGGTCCCAGACATAGAGCACTGGGTCTGAGTCGAGGGGAGACGATGTGATAAGTTTCGTGGGCTAGACATCAAAAGTTCAGCAATCCTGGAACAAATATGTAGGAAGTGGCAACGTACCCTCTCGGGGTCCCATGCGACGGCGCTGACAGCCTTCCGGGCCTTGTTGTTCAGGGTCAGACTCTCCTTTTTAGTCTTGACATCCCACACCGTCACAAAGCCAGAGCTGCTACCAGTGACCAGAATGTGAGGAACCTTCCTGTTCCAATCCAAGCAGTCGATATCATCTGTGCGGGCCGCATTGTTGCCCAGGCGGAATGGGTTCTCGATGTTGTTTAGATCCCAGATGAACAGCTATCCAGTAATTAGCTACATTTCCAACCATTTTCCTCGAGTCGCAGCC
Above is a window of Penicillium digitatum chromosome 2, complete sequence DNA encoding:
- a CDS encoding Peroxin 14/17, with the protein product MDASGVNRRWNSRGRAHMAPSPGKVPSPLNNTPTLLLSHISGQCVRYLIMSDDTSKSTSITSWQRPNQTAGELPSPTSDDAPAPTASTSRQALLDQASKFLEDESIRDAPTERKVSFLESKGLSSDDIQQILGIPHNAEASSSSTAAEHKTQEDTSTTSPNQSEATPSSSPTTSSLPSNTVPQAHQAPAPAPAMAPRDVPPIITYPEFLFEPSRPAPLVTMRSLLYTLYGATGLAASLYGASEYIVKPMLANLTSARHELATTAETNLQKLNEKLEKTVSVIPAELTARKSKPHRDEEEDNVSSISSDPTELFHRDVATQTILEPIPVSSTTGLVNLADSTAFSPSTAVNNHISRVESITSKLREIVDSEKNARTLDDSMRTRLTELHHYCDGLIYSGPAYSTGSMYGVWNSNTLGSNGSSNMRKAEDEAIAEFKADIRGVKGALLSARNFPASRIGRLGGLSVRER
- a CDS encoding Protein transport protein (SEC31), putative — its product is MVRLREIPRTATFAWSPGAASPLIATGTRAGAVDADFSNKTCLELWDLGLDREDASEELQPLAKLDTDSGFNDVAWTTFEDNKRGVIAGGLENGSLELWDADKLLAGSSDALISRTTKHSGAIKTLQFNPKHPNLLATGGAKGELFIWDLNNIENPFRLGNNAARTDDIDCLDWNRKVPHILVTGSSSGFVTVWDVKTKKESLTLNNKARKAVSAVAWDPERPTKLITSSPLDSDPVLYVWDLRNSHAPERTLAGHESGVLSLSWCEHDPDLLLSSGKDNRNICWNPQTGQAYGEFPVVTNWTFQTRWNPHNPNFFATASFDGKICVQTLQNTKTENAQAIADHNQALDGEDFFNKAQTQPQVSKFSLPKAPRWLERPCGAAFGFGGRVVSFGLTEKGSRTSSVKITPFEVDESVGNATESFETALKEGDISTLCESRASSASNEAEKADWKVMQALISENPRKSLVEYLGFQDQIDETADSLAQLELDKKEGEGTNGAAAKPAGARKHKRLQSIFDANPEGDSFLSELAASKGAQTNNPFQIFNGSESQAEQKITRALLLGEFEKALDVALKEDKMSDAFMIAICGGPKCIEKAQEYYFSKQAGGPNYMRLLASIVGKNLWDVVHNADLSNWKEVMAALCTFADEKEFPDLCDALGDRLEEQTQNSDDKSARKNASFCFLVGSKLEKVVAIWVEELRENEQKGIESNTDNSSFSIHVRALQGLIEKVTIFRQVTKFQDTERAKDSDWRLSVLYDKYIEYADVVATHGRLQIAQKYLDLVPEKHPEAEVARNRIKLATRQAPQKAQPAVAAKSALKPLPQQPNVYQPAKPYNHAATPPVATPSIYAPPAATVPQQANPYGPPTTSSSVQPPNPYAAYGQTAGYQPTQGMRPTSYTPPSAFGGQQPTGAGVPPPPRASSNQSPANTITTYTTATGLPAWNDLPEGFAKAPTPRRATPAAASATIASPFPNQSPNLTQGPPPVGAPRAPSVPPPPKVGSMPPPRMMSPLSGGQAASNIPGPSPLPPANPYASLPQSPPLTQGSTMAPPASIPRGASPYNAPPSMPPSTNRYAPSPAAQPANPQLQARGSVAPPPQAAPSPYAPQAVSQPPAANPYGPTTPITAQPPPMAQGIQPPPQGSRPPTAQSQRPTPAALKYPPGDRSHIPADAQPVFEILSADMQRVKTRAPAAFKAQVDDAERRLNILFDHLNNEDLLKPKTIEDMVNLAHALQQRDYNTALGIHVDIMTNRTDECGNWMVGVKRLISMSRATP